The following proteins come from a genomic window of Pangasianodon hypophthalmus isolate fPanHyp1 chromosome 24, fPanHyp1.pri, whole genome shotgun sequence:
- the chek2 gene encoding serine/threonine-protein kinase Chk2 isoform X2: MSDEPGPSKQTHSQTHSQTHSQTHSQTHSQTHSQTHSQTQSQTQSQPSSSSSSGPASSSQSSSSGSGTLSSVDTVPITELSSIPEETEEPEPKCWGRIVPLIRGFNMLNCVENQYSFGRDSRNEYCFNDPIVLGSPRYRTYSKRHFRIFRDESVVYLEDLSGNGTWVDDTEVGKGKRCPLNNNSVVSLADPKHKVFMFVDMTEDDQPNFPKEFREKYHVTRKIGSGVCGEVKLAIERETCKKVALKTINKNDFPSVGTVTRNAEREIEILKKIDHPCLIRTEDFYQTQDSYYIVLEYVEGGELFSRIKAQKRLKERIAKLYFFQMLKAVQYLHENGIIHRDLKPENVLLASHEDECLIKITDFNQSKILEESSLMKTLCGTPTFLAPEVFTADATGGYTQAVDCWSLGVLLFICLGGYPPFNSETSSMSVRDQIISGHYCFIRSQWESVSAQAKDLVKKLLVVDPNKRLSISEALQHPWLNDEEMKQRAFSLMYPTQPSEPSQPGPSHAGLPQPGPSRPEEPQRRSKRKAEEEGETSASKRRP, translated from the exons ATGTCTGACGAACCAGGACCAAGCAAACAGacacactctcagacacactctcagacacactctcagacacacTCCCAGacacactctcagacacacTCCCAGACACACTCTCAGACTCAATCTCAGACTCAATCTCAGCCCAGCTCCAGCTCATCGTCTGGTCCGGCTTCATCCAGCCAGTCATCGTCTTCTGGCTCAGGGACGTTGAGCTCAGTGGACACTGTCCCCATCACCGAGCTGTCATCTATACCTGAGGAGACTGAAGAACCTGAACCCAAATGCTGGGGCAGAATAGTGCCGTTAATCAGAGGCTTTAACATGCTCA ACTGTGTGGAGAATCAGTACTCCTTCGGGCGGGACAGTCGTAATGAATATTGTTTTAATGACCCGATTGTTCTGGGATCACCACGCTACAGAACCTACAGCAAGAGACACTTCAGGATCTTCAGG gaTGAGAGTGTGGTATATCTGGAGGATCTGAGTGGAAACGGTACATGGGTCGATGACACTGAGGTTGGAAAAGGAAAACGATGTCCATTAAACAACAACTCTGTGGTGTCACTTGCAGACCCCAAACACAAAG tgtttatgtttgttGACATGACGGAGGACGATCAGCCGAACTTCCCTAAAGAATTCAGAGAAAAATACCACGTCACACGCAAGATTGGCTC tggtgtgtgtggggaagTAAAACTGGCCATTGAGAGAGAGACGTGTAAAAAAGTGGCGTTAAAAACCATCAACAAGAACGATTTCCCCTCTGTTGGC ACAGTGACGCGTAACGCAGAGCGAGAGATTGAGATCCTGAAGAAAATTGATCAT CCGTGTTTAATCCGAACAGAAGATTTCTATCAGACGCAGGATTCCTACTACATCGTCTTAGAGTA tgttgagGGTGGTGAACTCTTCAGCAGGATTAAAGCTCAGAAGCGGTTAAAGGAGAGAATCGCGAAGCTTTACTTCTTTCAGATGCTGAAGGCTGTGCAG TATCTCCATGAGAATGGCATCATCCACCGTGACCTTAAACCGGAGAACGTGCTTCTCGCCTCCCATGAAGATGAGTGTCTCATCAAG ATTACAGACTTTAACCAGTCGAAGATTCTGGAGGAGTCGAGTCTGATGAAGACTCTGTGTGGAACTCCTACATTTCTAGCTCCTGAAGTCTTCACTGCCGATGCCACAGGTGGATACACACAAGCCGTGGACTGCTGGAGCCTCGGAGTGCTGTTGTTCatctg tcttgGAGGTTATCCGCCATTTAACAGTGAGACAAGCTCCATGTCAGTGCGTGATCAGATCATCAGCGGGCATTACTGCTTTATCCGCTCACAGTGGGAGTCTGTCTCTGCCCAAG CTAAAGATCTGGTGAAAAAGCTGCTGGTTGTGGATCCGAATAAACGCCTGAGTATTTCAGAGGCATTGCAGCACCCGTGGCTtaat gATGAGGAGATGAAGCAGAGGGCGTTTAGTCTGATGTACCCAACACAGCCCAGCGAACCAAGTCAACCTGGACCATCACATGCAGGACTACCACAACCGGGACCATCACGACCTGAAGAaccacagaga agaTCAAAACGTAAAGCTGAGGAGGAAGGAGAAACATCAGCATCTAAAAGGCGACCATGA
- the chek2 gene encoding serine/threonine-protein kinase Chk2 isoform X3 — MWRGCSARWGSRQRVSMSDEPGPSKQTHSQTHSQTHSQTHSQTHSQTHSQTHSQTQSQTQSQPSSSSSSGPASSSQSSSSGSGTLSSVDTVPITELSSIPEETEEPEPKCWGRIVPLIRGFNMLNCVENQYSFGRDSRNEYCFNDPIVLGSPRYRTYSKRHFRIFRDESVVYLEDLSGNGTWVDDTEVGKGKRCPLNNNSVVSLADPKHKVFMFVDMTEDDQPNFPKEFREKYHVTRKIGSGVCGEVKLAIERETCKKVALKTINKNDFPSVGTVTRNAEREIEILKKIDHPCLIRTEDFYQTQDSYYIVLEYVEGGELFSRIKAQKRLKERIAKLYFFQMLKAVQYLHENGIIHRDLKPENVLLASHEDECLIKITDFNQSKILEESSLMKTLCGTPTFLAPEVFTADATGGYTQAVDCWSLGVLLFICLGGYPPFNSETSSMSVRDQIISGHYCFIRSQWESVSAQEK; from the exons ATGTGGAGAGGCTGTAGCGCGCGCTGGGGCTCCCG GCAGAGGGTTAGCATGTCTGACGAACCAGGACCAAGCAAACAGacacactctcagacacactctcagacacactctcagacacacTCCCAGacacactctcagacacacTCCCAGACACACTCTCAGACTCAATCTCAGACTCAATCTCAGCCCAGCTCCAGCTCATCGTCTGGTCCGGCTTCATCCAGCCAGTCATCGTCTTCTGGCTCAGGGACGTTGAGCTCAGTGGACACTGTCCCCATCACCGAGCTGTCATCTATACCTGAGGAGACTGAAGAACCTGAACCCAAATGCTGGGGCAGAATAGTGCCGTTAATCAGAGGCTTTAACATGCTCA ACTGTGTGGAGAATCAGTACTCCTTCGGGCGGGACAGTCGTAATGAATATTGTTTTAATGACCCGATTGTTCTGGGATCACCACGCTACAGAACCTACAGCAAGAGACACTTCAGGATCTTCAGG gaTGAGAGTGTGGTATATCTGGAGGATCTGAGTGGAAACGGTACATGGGTCGATGACACTGAGGTTGGAAAAGGAAAACGATGTCCATTAAACAACAACTCTGTGGTGTCACTTGCAGACCCCAAACACAAAG tgtttatgtttgttGACATGACGGAGGACGATCAGCCGAACTTCCCTAAAGAATTCAGAGAAAAATACCACGTCACACGCAAGATTGGCTC tggtgtgtgtggggaagTAAAACTGGCCATTGAGAGAGAGACGTGTAAAAAAGTGGCGTTAAAAACCATCAACAAGAACGATTTCCCCTCTGTTGGC ACAGTGACGCGTAACGCAGAGCGAGAGATTGAGATCCTGAAGAAAATTGATCAT CCGTGTTTAATCCGAACAGAAGATTTCTATCAGACGCAGGATTCCTACTACATCGTCTTAGAGTA tgttgagGGTGGTGAACTCTTCAGCAGGATTAAAGCTCAGAAGCGGTTAAAGGAGAGAATCGCGAAGCTTTACTTCTTTCAGATGCTGAAGGCTGTGCAG TATCTCCATGAGAATGGCATCATCCACCGTGACCTTAAACCGGAGAACGTGCTTCTCGCCTCCCATGAAGATGAGTGTCTCATCAAG ATTACAGACTTTAACCAGTCGAAGATTCTGGAGGAGTCGAGTCTGATGAAGACTCTGTGTGGAACTCCTACATTTCTAGCTCCTGAAGTCTTCACTGCCGATGCCACAGGTGGATACACACAAGCCGTGGACTGCTGGAGCCTCGGAGTGCTGTTGTTCatctg tcttgGAGGTTATCCGCCATTTAACAGTGAGACAAGCTCCATGTCAGTGCGTGATCAGATCATCAGCGGGCATTACTGCTTTATCCGCTCACAGTGGGAGTCTGTCTCTGCCCAAG AAAAGTGA
- the chek2 gene encoding serine/threonine-protein kinase Chk2 isoform X1, translating to MWRGCSARWGSRQRVSMSDEPGPSKQTHSQTHSQTHSQTHSQTHSQTHSQTHSQTQSQTQSQPSSSSSSGPASSSQSSSSGSGTLSSVDTVPITELSSIPEETEEPEPKCWGRIVPLIRGFNMLNCVENQYSFGRDSRNEYCFNDPIVLGSPRYRTYSKRHFRIFRDESVVYLEDLSGNGTWVDDTEVGKGKRCPLNNNSVVSLADPKHKVFMFVDMTEDDQPNFPKEFREKYHVTRKIGSGVCGEVKLAIERETCKKVALKTINKNDFPSVGTVTRNAEREIEILKKIDHPCLIRTEDFYQTQDSYYIVLEYVEGGELFSRIKAQKRLKERIAKLYFFQMLKAVQYLHENGIIHRDLKPENVLLASHEDECLIKITDFNQSKILEESSLMKTLCGTPTFLAPEVFTADATGGYTQAVDCWSLGVLLFICLGGYPPFNSETSSMSVRDQIISGHYCFIRSQWESVSAQAKDLVKKLLVVDPNKRLSISEALQHPWLNDEEMKQRAFSLMYPTQPSEPSQPGPSHAGLPQPGPSRPEEPQRRSKRKAEEEGETSASKRRP from the exons ATGTGGAGAGGCTGTAGCGCGCGCTGGGGCTCCCG GCAGAGGGTTAGCATGTCTGACGAACCAGGACCAAGCAAACAGacacactctcagacacactctcagacacactctcagacacacTCCCAGacacactctcagacacacTCCCAGACACACTCTCAGACTCAATCTCAGACTCAATCTCAGCCCAGCTCCAGCTCATCGTCTGGTCCGGCTTCATCCAGCCAGTCATCGTCTTCTGGCTCAGGGACGTTGAGCTCAGTGGACACTGTCCCCATCACCGAGCTGTCATCTATACCTGAGGAGACTGAAGAACCTGAACCCAAATGCTGGGGCAGAATAGTGCCGTTAATCAGAGGCTTTAACATGCTCA ACTGTGTGGAGAATCAGTACTCCTTCGGGCGGGACAGTCGTAATGAATATTGTTTTAATGACCCGATTGTTCTGGGATCACCACGCTACAGAACCTACAGCAAGAGACACTTCAGGATCTTCAGG gaTGAGAGTGTGGTATATCTGGAGGATCTGAGTGGAAACGGTACATGGGTCGATGACACTGAGGTTGGAAAAGGAAAACGATGTCCATTAAACAACAACTCTGTGGTGTCACTTGCAGACCCCAAACACAAAG tgtttatgtttgttGACATGACGGAGGACGATCAGCCGAACTTCCCTAAAGAATTCAGAGAAAAATACCACGTCACACGCAAGATTGGCTC tggtgtgtgtggggaagTAAAACTGGCCATTGAGAGAGAGACGTGTAAAAAAGTGGCGTTAAAAACCATCAACAAGAACGATTTCCCCTCTGTTGGC ACAGTGACGCGTAACGCAGAGCGAGAGATTGAGATCCTGAAGAAAATTGATCAT CCGTGTTTAATCCGAACAGAAGATTTCTATCAGACGCAGGATTCCTACTACATCGTCTTAGAGTA tgttgagGGTGGTGAACTCTTCAGCAGGATTAAAGCTCAGAAGCGGTTAAAGGAGAGAATCGCGAAGCTTTACTTCTTTCAGATGCTGAAGGCTGTGCAG TATCTCCATGAGAATGGCATCATCCACCGTGACCTTAAACCGGAGAACGTGCTTCTCGCCTCCCATGAAGATGAGTGTCTCATCAAG ATTACAGACTTTAACCAGTCGAAGATTCTGGAGGAGTCGAGTCTGATGAAGACTCTGTGTGGAACTCCTACATTTCTAGCTCCTGAAGTCTTCACTGCCGATGCCACAGGTGGATACACACAAGCCGTGGACTGCTGGAGCCTCGGAGTGCTGTTGTTCatctg tcttgGAGGTTATCCGCCATTTAACAGTGAGACAAGCTCCATGTCAGTGCGTGATCAGATCATCAGCGGGCATTACTGCTTTATCCGCTCACAGTGGGAGTCTGTCTCTGCCCAAG CTAAAGATCTGGTGAAAAAGCTGCTGGTTGTGGATCCGAATAAACGCCTGAGTATTTCAGAGGCATTGCAGCACCCGTGGCTtaat gATGAGGAGATGAAGCAGAGGGCGTTTAGTCTGATGTACCCAACACAGCCCAGCGAACCAAGTCAACCTGGACCATCACATGCAGGACTACCACAACCGGGACCATCACGACCTGAAGAaccacagaga agaTCAAAACGTAAAGCTGAGGAGGAAGGAGAAACATCAGCATCTAAAAGGCGACCATGA
- the gstt2 gene encoding glutathione S-transferase theta-2, which translates to MLKVFVDLMSQPCRALFIFLTVNKIPHTVHTVALRKGQNKTPEFTKLNPMQKVPVMEEDGFVLTESDAILKYLTAAYSVPDHWYPRQPQKRARVDEYTAWHHMNTRLHASKVFITEVLIPRMTGQPVDDVKLQRALREMDETLDKLETMFLKEKDFLCGDDITLADLLAVCELMQPLGGGRDVLVNRPRLKEWKSRVQSALGDSFDHAHKILYRLRDKHISKL; encoded by the exons ATGCTGAAGGTGTTTGTGGATCTGATGTCACAGCCATGTCGCGCtctcttcatcttcctcaccGTCAATAAAATCCCGCACACTGTGCACACCGTGGCGCTGCGGAAAG gacagAACAAGACTCCAGAGTTCACTAAACTGAACCCGATGCAGAAAGTTCCAGTCATGGAGGAAGACGGCTTTGTCCTCACAGAGAG TGACGCCATACTGAAATACCTGACCGCTGCCTACAGCGTCCCGGACCACTGGTATCCACGGCAACCGCAGAAGAGGGCGAGAGTGGATGAGTACACAGCCTGGCATCACATGAACACACGCCTCCATGCCTCCAAAGTGTTCATCACAGAG gtGTTAATACCACGGATGACAGGACAGCCGGTAGACGATGTTAAACTGCAGCGCGCTCTGAGGGAAATGGACGAGACTCTGGACAAACTGGAGACGATGTTCCTGAAGGAGAAGGACTTCCTGTGTGGTGATGACATCACACTGGCCGACCTGCTtgctgtctgtgagctcatgcag ccctTGGGTGGAGGCAGAGACGTGCTGGTGAATCGGCCGAGGCTGAAGGAGTGGAAGAGTAGAGTTCAGTCTGCGCTCGGTGACTCGTTTGACCACGCCCATAAAATCCTGTACAGACTGAGAGATAAACACATCAGcaaactctaa